In Populus nigra chromosome 1, ddPopNigr1.1, whole genome shotgun sequence, one genomic interval encodes:
- the LOC133703610 gene encoding phosphatidylinositol 4-phosphate 5-kinase 6-like: MSIENIGIIKAWEAKLRKSQATKKKKNNSVFLTMMSAAVAHVDDDDPPCKEPVYHAEKALCNGDFYTGLWLDNLPHGHGKYLWTDGCMYLGEWYKGKTMGKGKFGWFSGATYEGDFKGGYMDGRGTFTGSSGDAYRGYWVMNLRHGQGTQSYANGDCYDGDWRRGSQDGHGRYQWNTSNRYIGQWKSGLMNGNGTMIWSNGNRYDGFWQDGLPKGNGSFRWSDGNFYVGFWSKDPNEQNGTYYPSGSASGSLDWDPQEVFLDLNDCKISTCEKMSIFPSQKMLNWSGVLDQGNANPVKGNGGEGRLRRISVDGRLSNYSVASLDGCDVYSGGVDGDLRDVDEGFGNLQVEELDPKISKWRTQPVKKQGETISKGHKNYELMLNLQLGIRHSVGRPAPAISLDLKSSAFDPKEKVWTKFPSEGSKHTPPHQSSEFKWKDYCPVVFRTLRKLFNVDAADYMLSICGNDALRELSSPGKSGSFFYLTNDDRYMIKTIKKAEVKVFLRMLPAYYNHVRSFENTLVTKFYGLHCVKLTGPNQKKVRFVIMGNLFCSEFSIHRRFDLKGSSHGRMTSKPESEIDPTTTLKDLDLNYIFRLQKSWFQEFCRQVDRDCDFLEQERIMDYSLLVGLHFREASYKESLTPPRTSGVRTPTGIRTPTGVRTPNGLRTPTGLHSPTGMGDETESGAPRLSRVDLDKLFIDPTRWASIKLGINMPARVEKTARRRDGEAQLIGEPTGVSYEVVLFFGIIDILQDYDISKKLEHAYKSMQYDPTSISAVDPKQYSKRFRDFIFRVFAEDA, translated from the exons ATGAGCATAGAGAACATTGGCATAATAAAGGCATGGGAAGCAAAACTTAGGAAATCGcaagcaacaaagaagaagaaaaacaacagTGTCTTTCTCACCATGATGTCAGCAGCAGTAGCTCATGTAGATGATGATGATCCTCCTTGTAAAGAACCTGTATACCATGCAGAAAAGGCCCTTTGTAATGGTGATTTCTACACAGGCCTATGGCTTGACAACCTCCCTCATGGACATGGAAAATATCTTTGGACAGATGGTTGCATGTATCTTGGTGAATGGTATAAAGGTAAAACAATGGGAAAGGGTAAATTTGGTTGGTTTTCTGGTGCTACCTACGAGGGTGATTTCAAGGGGGGTTATATGGATGGTAGGGGGACCTTTACAGGTTCTTCAGGTGATGCTTATAGAGGTTACTGGGTTATGAATTTGAGACATGGACAAGGTACACAGAGTTATGCAAATGGTGATTGTTATGATGGTGATTGGAGAAGAGGTTCACAAGATGGACATGGAAGGTACCAATGGAATACTTCGAATCGTTATATTGGTCAATGGAAGAGTGGGTtgatgaatggtaatggaactATGATTTGGAGCAATGGGAATAGGTATGATGGGTTTTGGCAAGATGGACTGCCTAAAGGAAATGGGAGTTTTAGATGGTCAGACGGAAATTTTTATGTGGGTTTTTGGAGTAAAGATCCTAATGAGCAAAATGGGACTTATTATCCATCTGGGTCTGCGTCAGGGAGTTTGGATTGGGATCCCCAGGAGGTGTTTTTGGATTTGAACGATTGCAAGATTTCTACTTGTGAAAAGATGTCAATTTTTCCATCGCAAAAAATGTTGAATTGGTCTGGGGTTCTTGATCAAGGGAATGCTAATCCAGTGAAAGGAAATGGTGGTGAAGGAAGGCTCAGGAGGATATCAGTGGATGGGAGGCTGAGTAACTACAGCGTGGCTTCATTGGATGGCTGTGATGTTTATAGTGGTGGGGTTGATGGGGATTTGAGGGATGTAGACGAAGGGTTTGGAAATCTCCAAGTTGAAGAATTGGATCCAAAAATATCTAAATGGAGAACACAGCCTGTGAAGAAGCAAGGGGAAACAATATCAAAAGGGCATAAGAATTATGAACTCATGCTCAATCTGCAGTTGGGAATAAG ACATTCGGTGGGACGGCCTGCTCCAGCTATATCTCTTGATCTGAAGTCGTCGGCATTTGATCCCAAAGAAAAAGTTTGGACTAAATTTCCATCAGAGGGATCCAAGCACACCCCACCTCACCAGTCTTCTGAGTTCAAATGGAAGGATTATTGCCCTGTAGTTTTCAG GACTCTTAGGAAATTGTTCAATGTGGATGCAGCTGATTACATGTTATCGATATGTGGGAATGATGCACTTAGGGAACTCTCATCCCCGGGAAAAAGTGGAAGCTTTTTTTACCTGACAAATGATGATCGCTACATGATAAAGACAATAAAGAAGGCAGAAGTAAAA GTCTTCTTGAGGATGCTGCCAGCCTACTATAATCATGTTCGGTCTTTTGAGAACACTCTAGTAACCAAATTTTATGGTCTTCATTGCGTAAAATTAACAGGGCCGAATCAGAAGAAG GTCCGATTTGTCATTATGGGGAATCTGTTTTGTTCTGAATTTTCTATTCATCGGCGCTTTGACTTAAAAGGCTCGTCCCACGGTCGCATGACTTCTAAACCTGAGTCAGAAATTGATCCAACAACAACCCTCAAGGACCTTGATCTCAATTACATATTTCGGTTGCAGAAATCTTGGTTCCAAGAGTTTTGCAG GCAAGTGGACAGAGATTGTGACTTCCTTGAACAGGAGAGAATAATGGACTACAGTCTTTTGGTTGGTCTACACTTTCGAGAAGCTTCATACAAGGAATCCCTCACACCCCCTCGTACTTCTGGAGTTCGGACTCCCACTGGAATTCGCACTCCTACTGGAGTTCGGACTCCCAATGGACTTAGAACTCCCACCGGACTTCACAGTCCTACAG GAATGGGAGATGAAACTGAATCGGGAGCTCCACGCCTTTCCAGAGTGGATTTGGATAAGCTTTTCATCGATCCCACTcg GTGGGCTTCCATTAAATTAGGTATAAACATGCCGGCAAGGGTTGAAAAGACAGCCAGGAGAAGAGATGGTGAAGCTCAGCTAATTGGGGAACCAACTGGGGTGTCATATGAAGTCGTCCTATTTTTCGGTATCATAGACATTCTACAAGACTATGATATAAGCAAAAAGCTCGAGCACGCATACAAGTCCATGCAGTATGATCCAACTTCAATCTCTGCTGTTGATCCAAAGCAATACTCAAAACGCTTTCGGGATTTCATCTTCAGAGTATTTGCAGAAGACGCTTGA